The following nucleotide sequence is from Zea mays cultivar B73 chromosome 1, Zm-B73-REFERENCE-NAM-5.0, whole genome shotgun sequence.
AGAAGAGCTAAAGAGTTGAGTGTGTTGTCTCCTTTACCATGTTCAGGAGTGCGCAAATTACCAATCACTTTACTGTGTTAGACTGCATGGAACACAACTGCATGATGTAAAGGTATTATATCGATAACTGTTAGCCAGCTCCAGTCGTTCTGCTGGTCCAATGGGTCTTTGCGTCATATGGACAGCCTAGCCAAGTTGTCGAGGCCGTTCATCTGGAATTTCAGTGTGAAGTGATTAATCATGATGTAGCATAGGGTGAATAGGTTGTGTGTTGTGTTCTAATTTCTCACTCTCTCCCTTGCAGGTGAGAGATTTGTTTGCACCGtttccctatttttgttagtacaGTAATACACAGCTCCACATGTTCGATAAAAAATGTGAGGCCTAAGATCACGTTTCAATGTGTCCCTGCAGAGAATCATAAACCTTGTAGTGTACCATTGCAAAGTGCCCTATTTTGTTGTATGCAACTTTGCAATTTAAGCTGAAACTCATCGATTCGTTATTGAATAAAACTGACTGAAACATTCTGCAGGTACGAAGATAAATATGTTATAGGCTCTAGAGAACGTGAATTTGCTATCCTTAAGGACCTAATCATCAACAAAGAGGGAGATATGCCTCACCGGGCTGTCATCTCTATTTTTGGGGAGCGTGGCATTGGAAAGACTACACTTGCAAAACAACTGTACAATGACCCAGATATCATAAAACACTTTGAGGTCCATGCATGGGTATGTCTTCCACCACATGTCAGGTTCAGGGACTATGTTGAGATTATGCACATGCAGGTCAACCCACAGATTCCAGAAGCTTCTGAGAAAAATGATAATACAACATTTGCACTCGGTAACGAAGAAACCACTGATATGGAATTCAACCTTCGGCAGAACCTTGAGAACAGGAGGTACCTAGTTGTTCTTGATGGTTTAGTCAGCATTAGTGACTGGAACTCATTATTTGCTGTGCTGCCACATACCAATGCCAATGGCAGCCGGATCTTACTTACCACACATCTCAATGTGAAGGAAATCAATCACATCGACCCACAGATAGCTCCTGTCAAGCTTCCTTATCTTGACGAAAAACATGGAGAGGAGTTATTTTGTCAAAGAGTTTTTGGGACAATAGAACCTCCACAAATTTATAGGAGCAAGGTTTACTATAAAAAAGTTCACAATATATCAACAGGTCTACCCCTGGCAATTACTGTGCTTGCAGGAATATTACGATCAAAGTTTATCCCCATGGAGTGGGATGTCATATTCGAACAACTCGAGTCCAATGGCCAGCCAAAACCGGTTAGAAGCATATGGTCTTTGGCTTTTGATGACTTGCCACACTACCTCAAGTCATGTTTCCTATACTTGGCGTCCGTTTCAGAAAATGTTATTCTTTACCCAGATCGTTTGGTGCGTCTGTGGATTGCTGAAGGTTTTGTTATGCCCAAGAAAGCAGAAACACTGGAGGACGTTGGGTTTGACTATCTAAAAGAACTGGTCGCGAGAGGGTTAGTCCAGGTCGTGCAGAAGGATGCTGGTGGATCCATCAAGCTGGTAGCCATCCACAATCTGCTCCATGCTTTTGTGGAGTCTGAAGCACAGGACTCTAGTTTCCTTGAAATCCACCATCATGCTAATGTTGTAAACCCAAATGCAGTGCGGCGCCTTGCCATACAAAACTATGTGGATGCATATGTCCACATTCCTAATGTGTTCCCCAAGCTGCGTTCGCTTCTCTGTGATTTTGCAGAAGACCAACAACGCGGTAGCTCAAGCTCTGGAGAGCTGCAACCTCAGTCGTTATGGGGCAATCTTGCAGAGTTGTGTTCAAGAGCCTGTGGCACTTCGGAGAATGTTGGCTCAAGCACATTGCATGGGCTCCACTTCTTACAGGGCTCCAGGTACCTACGAGTTGTTGACCTGTATGGTCTTAAGACGCGAAAGCTGCCAGATGAGATCGGCAGCAtaatccacttgaggtaccttggCATCAGGAACAGCAACCTGGTGGAACTCCCCTCATCCATCTACAAGCTTGACAGTCTCCAGACGTTGGATGTAAGGAAAACAAACGTGGCGAAAGCCGTCGATGAGTTCTGGGACATCGAAGCACTACGGCATGTGCTCGCCGAGAAAATGATTTTGCCCGATTGCTCAGTAGTTCCCTTGAATAATTTGATGACACTCAACGGTGTGGTGCCTTGTGGTCCGTGGGATGAAAAGAGCTGCCCCTTGAACAGTATGATTTATCTCCGATCCTTGTCCCTGTCTGACATTTCAGCAGCCCATACCGCCGCGCTTTCAGCAGCTCTGAGGAAAATGGAATTCCTTTTGTACCTGAACCTGTCAGGTGAATTTCTCCCGTCCAGCATGTTCACCAGCTCAAGCATGCGCCGTCTCCAGACCCTCATCCTGCATGGTAAGTTACAAGGGATTAATGATCTGCCGAGCGACGACCGCTATGTCCTACCAAACCTTACCATGCTCTATTTGCATGGATCTGAGGTGTCTCAGCAGTTTGTGCACAAGCTTGGTACGCTTCCGTGCCTTGTTGAGATGGAGCTGTCAGCTGTTTCGTACAGTGAGGGTGAGATGAAACTGTTCTTGGACGGATTCCCAAGCCTAGCAAGGCTGAAGCTCAAGAACGTGTCTATGTTACAGGAGGTAGAGATACGTGGAGGGGCCATGCCAATGCTTTCCATCCTAGCCATGTATGATTGCGACAGCTTGAAGACCTTCAAGAACCTGAATAGCTTGGAACACCTTCAAGAAGTGGCGATCTACAATACGCCGCCGGAGATTGTTGATAACATAAAGCTTGAGGACGAGAAGCTTTTCAGCAAGATCAAACTCCTGACTAACCCCATGATGACAGCAGACCGAGACTTTCCAGGTCATGTTGTCAGAATGAGAATTAAAATGTTGGATGAACCGGCTCATGATCTACGTGTCGCAGTGGCCTCTGAACCACATTGCAGTGACATGGAGGGTGATTATCATGGTGAAAGGAAAGCAACAGACCAAGTACACTACGGCCCTGGTCTGTTATAAATAAATATTGGAGTTGGTCAATAATTCAGGAAAAATCTGCAGTGTTTTGCAGCACATAATAATTGTTTGTGAGTAGCAGCCAGTGATCGGCGGCCGGGAGAGCAGCGACCCCCCGAAAAAAAAAGTCACTAGTAAGAAATGTTATGCTATCGTGGCATAACATGTTGTTATCATTTTCCTTTTCGTTCTGAACTTGTTAAATGTTTCCTGCCCTCAAGTTTGTTTCGAATAAGATCACTGGTGGTGCCCTGTATCCCAGTTTTCAGGTTCTAGTTTGGATATTACAGTCTTAATTATCTTTTCAGTTTGGACATTGTAATAAGAATCATGAACTTGTCAACTTTGAAAGGCTCTGATCACTGGTGGTGCTCTGTATCCCATGTTGAACTATTAGACATTTTCTAGATTAATtttcgaatataaatcatgaccgtcAAATCATatgatgcgtactgatcagaCATACTGGTAGACGACGTGGGTGGGTGGTTCTTCACACTTTCTCCTCTCTTCCATGACTTGGTAAGTGAGTGCAACCTCCATATTTAAACTAGTTCCACTCCACTTAGACTAGCAATATAGCACTATTTGTTCCACCATTTCCTAGTCATACCCATACATAGGCTTTTAGAGATTTTTATaggatttaattgaatttcttaatTGGGCCTAGCCTATAAATCCAACATCTCAGTTCTCAGGCTCTAGTTTGGATACTGCAGTCTTAATTATCTTTTCAGTTTGGACATTGTAATAAGAATCATGAACTTGTCAACTTTGCAAGGCTCACATGCTGGTACATCATGTATGGACAAGTATTACCTTCACTCGTCAACTTTGCAATGCTCTGGTCACTGGTGGTGCTCTGTATCCCAGTTATCAGGTTCTAGTTTAGATATTGCAGTCTTAACTGTCCTTTCGGTTTGGACATTGTAAAAATCAGTTTTCTTTAAACCGTCTTTCTTTTTATACCGAAACACCCTCTGCTGTTGTTATTTTGTCCTGCTCTGGTATTCATTCTCAGGTCTCAATGCCGTTCACTGTTTCCCAGCTCATCTACAGAATACGGCCGTCCAAAGAAAACTGAGAACAAAAAGGCCAAAAAGGATTAGAAGACAGACAGAGAGAAGATCTATGTATGTAACGTGCCGATCAGGTTGTTGGTTCTGCACTTGTCCTACTTTTGAGCTGCTCACAAACACCTACACTACGTACGCGGTTCATCATCGTCATATCTACAAAACTTTTGTTTCCTACACAGTCTCATCCATCATGCACTGCATCGTAGTCAGGTCAGGCTTCCTCGGCTCAGAGCTCCAGGTGCTGCTCGTAGCACAGCTCGCTCATGCAGGGGGACAGGATCTCTTCCTCCAGCATCTTGAGGACAGCGCTCATGGACGGCCGCTGCGCCGGGTCTGCGTCGGTGCACATCGCTGCGATGTCCAGGATGGCTTCCACGGCTTCCACCTCGACGTCGCCGCATCGCTCGTCAACGATATCCTCCAGCCGGTGCTCCCCCGTCAGGGTGTTCAGCTGCAGAATTCCACATGGCTCTTACTCATTCATCCAACCTTTTTAAGGTAGAAAAAggtaaaaaaaagaaagaaagaaagaacacTGCTTACCCAGCCAACAATGTTCAGTCccttcttgatgaagcatgaATCGGTTGGCCTCTTTCCCGTCACTAGCTCCAGCAAAAGCACTCCAAAGCTATACACGTCTGATTTCTCAGTAGCATGCCCGTTTTGCAAGTACTCTGTTGCCAGCCACCAAAGCCAAAGCAACCAGCCAGTTTTAGTTTCACCAACTTCATAGCTACTAGATGCCTTGTTTTTTTTTCCCACTACAACGATATCATCTGGCAAGAAGATAGGCAGGAGATGTACCTGGTGCTAGGTATCCAAAGGTGCCCGCCACAACAGTGGTAACATGGGCGGCGGCATTGTCTACAAGCAGCTTTGCAAGTCCAAAATCAGAGACACGAGGCTCCAAGCTTCTGTCCAGCAGGATATTGCTGGCCTTGATGTCCCTGTGCACGATCCCAGGCGAGCAATCATGGTGCAGATATGCCAGGCCTCGAGCcgagccaagggcgatcttcataCGCGCGTTCCAGTTCAACGGCTGGTCCTCTTGTCCATCTCCTGCCATAGGCACCGACCCACATCATGTAAGCATCAGGTAGGAAGGCACACACAAGAGATGCAGCAAGAATGTAGGCATCCTTACCATGAAGGTAGCAGTCCAAGCTGCCCAGCTCAACGAAATCGTATACGAGTAGCTTTGCTGCAGGGAGCAGCCGGCAGTAGCCTCGCAAAGTGACAAGATTTATGTGCCTGATGCTGCCCAGGAACTCGAGCTCCTTCTCCATGGTCCTGTCGCGGCTTTGGCGGCTGAGATCAATCCTCTTGACGGCGAACGACGTGCCATCGTCCATCACCATTCTGTACACCGTGCCGAAGCCCCCGCAGCCAACCACATCCTCTTCGTCAAGCAGCTCCAGCCTTCTAATGATCTCACTCGACGAGTACGGAAGGTTCCACTGGTACGTCACAAGCTTCGcgcctaaattaaatgatgacacCACCATCATATATGAAAAAATAGTATGACTATAATAGTAGgtatctgtttttttttatttatttgtatGGAATGGTGCTAAATTCATTACCGTCAGGAACAGTTTTCTTGTCCATCTTTACGTAGTTTCCACCGACGCTCTTCTTCCTGGACAGCAAGCAGATCCACAGGAATCCGAGCACAGCGATCAGGGCAAGAGCCAAGGTTGACATCGAGCCGATCACGACGCCATTCAGAAAGCGCGATGTCTTCTTGTTGTTGTTACTGATTGGAGAGACACCTGTTTGGATTAGAAAACGAATCAACTCCACCAGTCAGTCAGCCACACAAACGTTGCCCCGCTCACCAAAGTAAAAACGGAAGGACTTGCCGCCAGCTGAAGAGAGCGGATCGGAGTGGGGCAGCACGGCAGGAAAGCCGAGGGTTCCACGGCAAGCTTTCTGGATGGACAGGCCACAGAGCTCCAGATTTCCAACGAACCTGCATCATCACGTGAACAGCAACAATAGATACAGCAGCTATCCAACGCCACAAACACAAAGCTAGGAGCACACAGGTAGAGGGAGGGACAAAGGAGCTTACGAGCTGCTTTTGAAGGCTCCGAGGACACCGACATTTGGGATCTCTCCGGAGAAGAAATTAGTAGACAGGTTCCTGGGAGATACATACTACGTGATTGGTTGCAGTGCCAATGCGAGCCACGCCCACGCCGGCCTGGGCGACCGGAGAAGCGTCTTTTCTGTGTCTCCGCGCGTGCAGGCTGAGGGCTGAAAAAACGCCTGGCCTGTTTCCGCGCGTGCAGGCTGCGTTCGGATGGCACAGGCAACCAATCGCATACTCGTTCATGGTCAATGCACACAACGGGCCTGGGTCTGGCTATCCGAGCAACCAATCACACCCATAGTCAgcattgtgtgtgtgtgtgtttccaCAGCAAGGGCGCATGAAAATGGGACACGAAAGCTTACAGGAAGCGAAGGTGAGTGAGGCTTCCGATGGAGGCCGGTATCGTTCCCCTCAACAGATTGCTTGACAGGTCCCTGCAATTTTTGGACACGCATTAGATAAAAGATAATAACAGCACTGTAAAATTAACAAGCACAGGCAGGTGATGAGCGATGGTAATGTGAAGGAAAGGACCATACAAGATGGTGAGGTGCACGAGCTCGCCAATCTCCGAAGGGATACCTCCTTGCAGGTAGTTGGCTCTCAGGTAActgaacatacatacatacatacatacatacatacatacatacacagTTTTTTTTAAAAAGAAGCAAACATTTGATTGAACGCTGTGCCCAGTTAGCTGAACAAATCAACGACACTGGGACTAGCCAAATACCAGTAGTAACCGAATCATACTGGTAAGTATCTTACATTGCCCTGAGCTCGGTGCAGTTCTTGATCTCTGCGGGGATTGGGCCGTGCAAGCTGTTCTGGTGCAGAGCTCTGAAAAGGGGGAAACGGCCCATAAATCCGTCAGCAGGCAGCGGGATAATAAATACGAGCAGAGGCAGGGCAGGACACAAAGAAGAACAGGACAATGCAGTTGGTACTGGTAGCAGCAATACAGATATGGCTGCCTTCTTGTTCAGGGAATTACAACAATGCTACTACGtctaacaaaacaaaacaaaaaaaacagCGAGGGAAAACATTTCGTTCGAACAGGTGGTCGATCttacagtctctgcagcttgtccaGCCTCCCGATGCTGGGCGAAATGATGCCCCCAAGCTGCATGTATGGGAGATTTCTGCACAGAAGAAAAGCACGCGCGCGCATGGCGCATTTGTTATTGTTACGGGTTCAGTGGGCAGTGGCAGTGGGCAGTGTTAAAGGAGAGCAAAGCAGATGGCGTCGTCAGTAGCCGAGCCATAAGCACGCATTGGGTTGGGGGCATCTGATCCAAATAACacagagacagagagagagaggcgaGGAGGAACGCACATGGATTGTACCCTGAGGTCGGGGACGGAGCAGGAGATGCCCTCCCAGACACAGGGGTTGGGGTCGCTGCGCCGCCAGCTGGTGAGCCGATGATGCACGGTGGCGTTGAAGGCCAGCTTGAGCTCCAGCAACGCCTCGCCTGCGAGCAAGAAACGGTGGGTCAGCGGCTCATCAGCAAGCGACGGGGACAGCGCGTGGCTGCctgaagaaagaaagaaagaaagaaagaaagaatgaAAAATGCAGAAAGAAGACGTGCCGTCCGGGGTGAGAGCCGTGGCGGCAGGCGTGGAGAAGGCGCAGGCGCAGAGGAGGGCCAAGGCCGTGGCTACGAGGCCCGCCGGTCCCCGTGCcccctggcggcggcggcggctgctgcttctccctttcctcctcctcctcgtcgtcgtcTCAATCTTGTCCATTGCGGCGGGGGTGGTTGTCTCCCTGGGTGGTGTTGGGAGGATTTGAAGGAAAAAGGAGGGGAGCAGTGGAGTGTGTGAGAGAAGGAAGGAGAAGGAGCGCAGTGACCGAGTTGGCCTTTATCCCAATGGCAAGTAGGCCCACATGCTGTGCgcctgcttgggcccagatgtcaGTGTCCTTGCCTGGCCCACCACCATGAGATGAGAGACAGAGACAAGGTGTGCCGGGTTTGGCCTCGTACGTACCGGACATGGGGGGACGACGAGTCGTCAACCAAACCAACTAGCCGTTGAAGATTGGTCAAGGAAATATTAAGCTCCTATGGTAAATTACTGTTGTAATATTACTAGGCAGTAATATGTTAAATTCAGGCAATCTCCAGCGGACAGTTTAAAGGATCTGTTTTACATTGTATATTGTATTATTTGCAAAGTGAAGATTGAAATAGTGGTTGAGATAGTGAGTGGAACATGAGGTATGTTGTAGATAACCTTAGATTGTCATTGTATGTATGCTTGTTAAAACTATAAAATACAGTCTCAATATAAACTAATTACATATATTTTAGTTCCCTTACTCAAAATCTCCACTAAATTAATCCAATAAATTATACCTAGACTTAAtactgttagaaatataggcattttctgtaccattttaattccataaattaacattatgatgatgacatataatagataatcaaacatagataacatgatctcaaaaatatccataacaatatggatcatgagaacacaaagcatatgaagcatgtaaatcatataaataaaataagtatataaacatggttcatggattattgcggaacaactggaaataaacagataacaatataaacaggatgactgtaaaattaagacagacagatataacatattataatacgatAGAACAAAGCTACATAtgacatatataatatgcagaatataaaactgtaatgaactgaattgatcatgccctcccatgcgctccgaggatcttgatccttgtccaacttctcttgtcatccgatcgagatgaagacgccaagaaccagcgatgaagacaacgacagacgttgggcagtcgcgtagacgctccctaaaaacctaattgccgatcccccgtgcaaggtctcgaacggcaccggcttcggaggcacctgccctctcgcttctctgtgcgcgcagagtcacgagatggaaataccctcactcggcggctggactgtgagactgaaagtgtttctcgcgtgtaccgagtgacaggggtgctcctctatttaacctctcgcagagggaagctgaaggagaaaggtcgccgagtcacgccaagagtcggccagctctagccgagtcatgccatgagtcggccagctctcgccgagtcacgccatgagtcggcagctgaaggagaagggtcactcggcagacgaagagacagggtcactcggcagacgaagagacatggtcactcggctgacgtacgcggttagtgagtgctaaaaattaacacaaccacaccacgcccgctcgcctgcctgcctcgcctcgcctcgccacgccacgcccggcccgacccggccggcggcggcggcggcgcgcgcgcgtgtggcacgcccttgtccatttcttgacttctcaagttaagtggaataaatcccaccatataagtcaaggcaaaagacccttggacttccaatgtggtactattggtattctccaccattacacaccatagagtttattcaataaatgggccaagcccataaaagatccaacaatccccaccaaactctagggtttgtaaagatgaagtattagaatcacaatcctttgatataccagtgtttcgatggaaactgttaagttgaacatccatctagaataagagtttcactcattcacaactgaacaatggactatgccttgaattgacagttttgtgcgagataagattcactcaaatcctttgctgatactaggctgcaaagggtattcccgctgtttagaagcatataagtcacacttcagtgcctttcatgagtatttagggattacccaagtcccatagactgtgactagcagtctgactcatataggtgtattcctcagaagatgttctgtaggacaacatctcacctttataagactcttggaatacattaaggtaaaaaccatcctgccttacagataggaaagatgtgcatcagaaatgggttaaagaaaggatctttcctcacaatctactcctagcttgtttctccactctacttcacgggatctccgatcacatagagcaggttaccactagagtagatctcacatgggtctcatacccatttccctcgatgcactttctatcacattgcgtgatagacccttagtgaattgatctgccaaattatttgatgtgtggacataatccacagttataactccggagtttttcaactttctgacagatttcaatatcctcttaacatgccttgtagacttcatgttattcctagaactgttaacctttgtaatcaccgtttggttgtcacagttcatggaaatagccggtatcggtttttcaactaccggtaagtccaataggaaatcacgaagccactcggcctcagccccagcagtgtttaatgctgcgagttctgcttccattgtagacttcgttaagatagtctgcttgcaagacttccaggaaacagcgccacccccaaacagaaacacatatccgcttgtggcataaagctcatcagcatcagaaatccagttggcatcacaatagccttccagcacttttgggtttccggtataatgaatatcgtatgtcatagtacctttcaagtaccgcaacactctctcaagagaacgccagtgatcatctcctggtttcgacacaaaccgacttagcttactcacagcataagagatgtctgaccttgttgcacttgcaaggtacatgagcgagccaatgatctgggagtatgtcaattgatcccttgctattctctgattctttcttaatagcacactagggtcataaggtgttggagcaggatcacagtcactaaaaccaaagcg
It contains:
- the LOC103640976 gene encoding disease resistance protein RPP13, whose translation is MADAGVTGVLAKLGELAAEEATALLRVDAEIRALRRKLAYLQALVRGADRQRRGRASELLLLWLRETREVAFEVEDAVDEFHLRVEACRPGARWRRRRRWWWGWHRDAVSLVQDLATQFFVRHGLSNQISKINERIDELNQNKETYQIESSPSEIWSSSSVEMDPEWYEDKYVIGSREREFAILKDLIINKEGDMPHRAVISIFGERGIGKTTLAKQLYNDPDIIKHFEVHAWVCLPPHVRFRDYVEIMHMQVNPQIPEASEKNDNTTFALGNEETTDMEFNLRQNLENRRYLVVLDGLVSISDWNSLFAVLPHTNANGSRILLTTHLNVKEINHIDPQIAPVKLPYLDEKHGEELFCQRVFGTIEPPQIYRSKVYYKKVHNISTGLPLAITVLAGILRSKFIPMEWDVIFEQLESNGQPKPVRSIWSLAFDDLPHYLKSCFLYLASVSENVILYPDRLVRLWIAEGFVMPKKAETLEDVGFDYLKELVARGLVQVVQKDAGGSIKLVAIHNLLHAFVESEAQDSSFLEIHHHANVVNPNAVRRLAIQNYVDAYVHIPNVFPKLRSLLCDFAEDQQRGSSSSGELQPQSLWGNLAELCSRACGTSENVGSSTLHGLHFLQGSRYLRVVDLYGLKTRKLPDEIGSIIHLRYLGIRNSNLVELPSSIYKLDSLQTLDVRKTNVAKAVDEFWDIEALRHVLAEKMILPDCSVVPLNNLMTLNGVVPCGPWDEKSCPLNSMIYLRSLSLSDISAAHTAALSAALRKMEFLLYLNLSGEFLPSSMFTSSSMRRLQTLILHGKLQGINDLPSDDRYVLPNLTMLYLHGSEVSQQFVHKLGTLPCLVEMELSAVSYSEGEMKLFLDGFPSLARLKLKNVSMLQEVEIRGGAMPMLSILAMYDCDSLKTFKNLNSLEHLQEVAIYNTPPEIVDNIKLEDEKLFSKIKLLTNPMMTADRDFPGHVVRMRIKMLDEPAHDLRVAVASEPHCSDMEGDYHGERKATDQVHYGPGLL
- the LOC100285250 gene encoding ATP binding protein (The RefSeq protein has 2 substitutions compared to this genomic sequence), whose translation is MDKIETTTRRRRKGRSSSSRRRQGARGPAGLVATALALLCACAFSTPAATALTPDGEALLELKLAFNATVHHRLTSWRRSDPNPCVWEGISCSVPDLRVQSINLPYMQLGGIISPSIGRLDKLQRLALHQNSLHGPIPAEIKNCTELRAIYLRANYLQGGIPSEIGELVHLTILDLSSNLLRGTIPASIGSLTHLRFLNLSTNFFSGEIPNVGVLGAFKSSSFVGNLELCGLSIQKACRGTLGFPAVLPHSDPLSSAGGVSPISNNKKKTSRFLNGVVIGSMSTLALALIAVLGFLWICLLSRKKSVGGNYVKMDKKTVPDGAKLVTYQWNLPYSSSEIIRRLELLDEEDVVGCGGFGTVYRMVMDDGTSFAVKRIDLSRQSRDRTMEKELEFLGSIRHINLVTLRGYCRLLPAAKLLVYDFVELGSLDCYLHGDGQEDQPLNWNARMKIALGSARGLAYLHHDCSPGIVHRDIKASNILLDRSLEPRVSDFGLAKLLVDNAAAHVTTVVAGTFGYLAPEYLQNGHATEKSDVYSFGVLLLELVTGKRPTDSCFIKKGLNIVGWLNTLTGEHRLEDIVDERCGDVEVEAVEAILDIAAMCTDADPAQRPSMSAVLKMLEEEILSPCMSELCYEQHLEL